Proteins encoded in a region of the Diospyros lotus cultivar Yz01 chromosome 9, ASM1463336v1, whole genome shotgun sequence genome:
- the LOC127810233 gene encoding fasciclin-like arabinogalactan protein 21, whose amino-acid sequence MATPLKLFIVAAFFLSINGNTVATKGAPTTPPPEFRDHDINPLHHFGPVLADLGFHGFSSASPALRNTSAWRGPVTVFAPADSSLLTCPTCSVPLLLHEHTVPGLFPIHYLRTLAYGTKIETLAEGKCITITFSNDSEEAVFVGGVKITSPDLYNDGFIAVHGLKGFIAHLSPYSCHVERMTSLSFPHLPAMAPFLLMRLMLKDAMLRLSISGYGVVSLALKLKSAELLELHAMTVFAVDDVAIFSGAGHEYLPNFRFHVVPNRLLMAADLEKLPAGTLLPTMALGQKLVMTTAGGNGFSFPPISVDHVRIKSPDLLYNLKIVVHGLSVPFPHTHHHSFASRDEGRQNGHHGWVAARSKATGRSNHHEMRAPTPAIEPMIEIDDRHGL is encoded by the coding sequence ATGGCTACTCCACTGAAGCTGTTCATCGTTGCCGCCTTTTTTCTATCAATAAACGGCAACACCGTCGCTACCAAAGGAGCCCCCACCACTCCGCCGCCAGAGTTTCGAGATCATGACATTAATCCATTACACCACTTTGGCCCCGTCCTTGCCGATCTCGGCTTCCACGGATTCTCCTCCGCGTCGCCGGCTCTTCGCAACACCAGCGCATGGAGAGGTCCGGTCACCGTCTTCGCCCCAGCCGACTCCTCTCTCCTTACCTGCCCTACCTGCTCTGTTCCTCTCCTCCTCCACGAGCACACCGTTCCCGGCCTCTTCCCGATCCACTACCTACGTACGTTGGCGTACGGCACCAAGATCGAAACCCTAGCGGAGGGAAAATGCATCACCATCACGTTCTCCAACGACTCCGAAGAGGCCGTATTCGTCGGCGGAGTGAAGATCACCAGTCCCGACCTCTACAACGACGGCTTCATTGCCGTTCATGGCCTCAAAGGCTTCATCGCCCACCTTTCGCCGTATTCTTGTCACGTGGAACGAATGACTTCTCTCTCGTTTCCTCATCTGCCGGCTATGGCGCCGTTCTTACTCATGCGCCTGATGCTAAAAGACGCCATGCTTCGATTGAGCATCAGCGGTTACGGCGTCGTCTCTCTCGCTTTGAAATTGAAGTCAGCCGAGCTCTTGGAACTCCATGCCATGACGGTGTTCGCTGTGGATGACGTCGCGATCTTCTCCGGCGCCGGACATGAATATCTCCCTAATTTCCGTTTCCACGTTGTGCCGAACAGGCTGTTGATGGCCGCTGATTTGGAGAAGTTGCCGGCGGGGACTTTGCTTCCGACAATGGCGTTAGGGCAGAAGCTGGTGATGACCACTGCCGGAGGCAACGGTTTCTCGTTTCCACCTATCAGTGTCGATCACGTGAGGATCAAGAGCCCGGATTTGCTGTACAACCTCAAGATCGTGGTTCATGGACTGTCAGTGCCGTTTCCGCACACTCATCATCACTCGTTCGCCAGCCGAGATGAGGGGCGCCAGAATGGACATCACGGATGGGTAGCCGCAAGATCCAAGGCCACCGGAAGATCCAACCACCATGAGATGAGGGCTCCCACTCCAGCGATAGAACCGATGATAGAGATTGACGATCGCCATGGCCTGTGA